One Longimicrobiaceae bacterium genomic window, ATGGGCTTCGATCCTCAACGGGGTTGGTCGGCGGGGGAGGCGCCGTGCTGCTGCATCGATGCGGGGCACGTCCGAAGTATTTCAACTGCCGGAAAGCATGTCAACCCATATGTCGGCGCAAACGCCGCACCAGGGTTGTAGCCTGCTTACACGGCCCGCCTCAGCCGGGGGAATATTGCAGGCTCTGTCCGCCTCGCGGCACGCGCTGTCCCCGCGCTATCTTCTCCGCGATCCGCAGGCCGCGGCCTTTCGATGTGGTCGCGATGCCCGGCCGTTCATCTCCCGATGCAGTGGAAGGGCTGGCGTGCTCGATCTTTCGGCGGACATGGAGGTGGCGATCGCGGCGGTGCGGGCGGCGGGGGAGGCGATCCTGCCGGGCTTCCGCAGCGGGCAGGACGTGCGCTACAAGAGCGCCGATCAGCCCGTGACGGACTCGGATCTCCTGGCCGACGAGATGCTGAAGGCGGCGCTGATCGGTGCGCGGCCGGAGTACGGATGGCTCAGCGAGGAGACGAAGGACTCGCCGGACCGGCTGGGGCGCGAACGGGTGTGGGTCGTGGACCCCATCGACGGCACCAACTCGTTCGTGAAGGGCATCGCGGAGTGGGCCATCAGCGTCGACCTGGCGGTCGATGGAGAGGCCGTGCTGGGCATCGTGCACAATCCCGTGACGGGCGAGCTGTTCCACGCCGTCCGCGGCGGCGGAGCGTTCCTGAACGGCGAGCCGATCCGCGTCTCCGCCGCGACTCCGCAGGCGTCGGAGCGCACCTGCCTGGCGTCCCGCGGGGAGATGAAGCGCGGCGAGTTCGACCGGTTCCACGGCTGGACGCTGAAGCCGCTGGGCAGCACGGCGTACAAGATGGCGAAGGTGGCCGACGGCACCGGCGACGTCTTCGTCTCGCGCGGCCCGAAGAGCGAGTGGGACGTGTGCGGCGCCGACGTGATCGTCACCGAAGCCGGCGGCCGCGTCACCGACTCGCTGGGCCGGCCGCTCGCGTACAACCGCCCCAACCCGGAGGTGCAGGGCACCATCGCGACCAACGGCGCGCTCCATGATCCGCTCTGCGCCTTCGTCGGCTCGCTCCCGCCCGTGACCCGCGTCTGGCGCTGACGAGGTCGCTGGCGTACTGCGCATCTGCACCATCGTTGATGTAGCGCCTGTCCCGGCCGAGTTCCAGTCTCTGAGCTGACTAGAGCCGCCGCGTCGAAACGGTCCCGCCGTTAGTCCCCGCAGGGGGACTTTGCGCGGTCGTTGCCGCGGTTTCAACCGCCAACCGTCCGCACCACATCTACCGAAAACCCGATGTTCATCGTTCTGCTGAACTACGTGAAGCCGATCGCGGACGTGGAGGCGCACACGCCCGCGCACCGGGCGTACCTGGACCGGCACTACGCGAGCGGGCGGCTGATCTGCTCGGGCCCGCGCGTGCCCCGCACCGGCGGCGTGCTCCTCGCGCGCGGCGACGACGAGGCCGAGCTGCGCGCGCTGCTGGCCGACGATCCGTTCCAGGTGCACGGGATCGCCGAGTACGAGCTCATCCGGTTCCAGCCCGGCAAGCACGATCCGGCGTTTGCGCCCTTCCTCGCGCCGCTGGCCTGACGAACCGTCCGGTCCTCGCCTCGCAACGCTTCGGCTGAATGCGGGGCAAGGAGGGCGGACTAGATGCGCATCTCACCGCGCGCTGGTGCCGATCTCCCACCGCTGAAGCGAGCGGCGGTTTCGGATTCCGTGCGGTCTACGTTGAAACCGCCGCGCGGATGGCTTATCTTCCCCGGCTGTGGAAAATCTCCGCCCGCGCTGGCGCGTCGAACCCGAATCTTCCCGTGGAGGTGCCCCGTGGCCGGGCATAGCAAATGGAAGCAGATCAAGCGTAAGAAGGCGATCACCGACAACAAGCGCGCCGCCAACTGGACCAAGCTGATCCGCGAGATCACGGTGGCGGCCAAGGCGGGCGGCGGTGACCCCAGCGGAAACCCGCGCCTGCGCCTGGCGATCGACACGGCGAAGGCCGCCAACATGCCCAACGAGAACATCGACCGCGCCGTCAAGAAGGGCACGGGCGAGCTGGAGGGCGTGAACTACGAGGAGATCACGTACGAGGCGTACGGGCCGGCCGGCGTGGCGATCATGGTGGACGCGCTGACCGATAACGGCAACCGCACCGTGGCCGACATCCGCAAGATCCTGTCGCGCAACGGCGGCAACCTGGGCACAGCCGGCTCGGTGGCGTGGATGTTCGACCGGCGCGGCCAGATCCTGCTGGATGCCGAGCGGTACGACGAGGGCGCGGTGATGGAGGCGGCGCTGGAGGCGGGCGCCCTGGACATGCAGGCCGACGACGGCGGCTTCACGGTGCTCACCGAGGTGCCGGACTTCCACGCCGTGCAGGACGCGCTGCGCGCCCAGAAGCTGGAGTGGGAAGACGCCGAGCTTGCCATGGTGCCCAAGAACACCGTGCGCGTGGAGGGCCCCGACGCCGACAAGCTCGTCAAGCTGCTGGACCTGCTCGAGGAGCTGGACGACGTGCAGAAGGTGTACTCCAACGCCGACGTGGATGAGGACAGCCTCTCCGACGACTGAGGCGGCGCGTGGTGGCGGGCTTCCCGTACGGCCGCCGCGGCCGGGCCGCACCGTGGTGCTGGGGGTGGACCCCGGCACGGCCGTGACCGGCTACGGCGTCGTCGCCCGCGGTGGCGACGGCGCCTTGTCGCTTCTGGAGTGCGGCGTGATCCGCACCGACGCCAAGGCGCCGCTGCCCGAGCGCCTGCGCGACATCTACGAAGGCGTGGTGGAGGTGCTGGAGCGCAACGACCCCGGCGTCGTCGCGGTCGAGGGCGTCTTCTACGGCAAGAACGTCCGCTCGTCCCTCGTGCTGGGCCACGCGCGCGGCGCCATCCTGCTCGCGGCCGCGCTGCGCGACCTCGAAGTCGTCGAGTATCCCCCGGCGGAGGTGAAGAGCGCCGTCACGGGCGCGGGTGCGGCCACGAAGGACCAGGTGGGCTTCATGGTCGCTCGCCTGCTCAAGCTGAGCGCCGCCCCCAAGCCCGCTGACGCGGCCGACGGCGTCGCCATCGCGCTGTGCCACTGCTTCCGCGGCTTCGGCCCGGCGTCTCGCGCCGCCGCCAAGTCGCAGCTCCAGACCCCCCGCGTGCGAAGGAAAGCCCTGTGATCGTACGCATCCGCGGCGAGCTGCTGGTCCGCGACCTGGAGCGGGTGGAGGTGATGACGGCTGGCGGCGTGGGCTACGAGGTCCACATCCCCACCACCGTCTTCGAGCGGCTTCCGCGGCTGGGCGAGCAGGTCACGCTCCGCACCTTCCAGGTCGTGCGGGAGGATGCGCACCTGCTCTTCGGCTTTCTGGAGGAGACGGAGCGCACGTTGTTCTCGCGCCTCCTGGCCGCCAGCGGCGTGGGGCCCAAGCTCGCCCTCGGCCTCCTCTCCGCGATGTCGGCCGAGCAGCTGGCGCGGTCGATTCGCGAGCGGAACGTGGCGGCGCTCACGGCGGTGAGCGGGGTGGGGAAGAAGACGGCCGAGCGCATCGTGGTCGACCTCTCCGGTAAGCTGGACGACGTGGCCTTCGCGCCTTCGGGCCTGGCCTCGCGCGTGCCGGGATTGGACGAAGCCCTCCGCGCCCTCGCTGCCCTCGGCGTCTCGACTCCCGAAGCAGACCGCGCCGTCCGCGCCGTCGTCGCCGAGAAGGGCCCGCTCCCTGCCCCCGACCTCATCCGCCAGGCGCTCGCAAAGCTGAAGTGAGGTAGGGGCCGGGTCTGTAGATGTGATGCAGGCGATGTCACCTGGCCGTGATTCCTCGAAGCCTGCCGGCGCCCGGCGGTTGAAACCGCGGCAACAACTGCGCAAAGTCCCCCTGCGGGGACTAACGGCGCGGCGGGGAGTTCCGCGCAATACATGGCGCCAGTGCTTGCGGAAGCGGATCGGATGCGATGAATCGCACCCCTACCCACCTCGGCTGCTCCGCGGTGCTTGAGGGACGTTGCGGCGGAGATAGATACGACCGCCCGGTGCCGCTCGACCCGCCCCCCCGCGGCGCGCAGCGCGAGTCGCCGGCGCGTCGGATGCGAGGAGGGCGCGGCTCGCAAACCGAGCTAGGACATGCGCTAAGGCCCGCCTTCCCCCGCTTGCGGGTGAGGGCAGGCGAGGAACGAGCCGGGTGAGGGCCCTCTCAGCCCACACCGGTGTATCAGATCGCACACCGAACAAAACCCGCATCACCAGAACGCAT contains:
- the ruvA gene encoding Holliday junction branch migration protein RuvA, whose product is MIVRIRGELLVRDLERVEVMTAGGVGYEVHIPTTVFERLPRLGEQVTLRTFQVVREDAHLLFGFLEETERTLFSRLLAASGVGPKLALGLLSAMSAEQLARSIRERNVAALTAVSGVGKKTAERIVVDLSGKLDDVAFAPSGLASRVPGLDEALRALAALGVSTPEADRAVRAVVAEKGPLPAPDLIRQALAKLK
- a CDS encoding YciI family protein — its product is MFIVLLNYVKPIADVEAHTPAHRAYLDRHYASGRLICSGPRVPRTGGVLLARGDDEAELRALLADDPFQVHGIAEYELIRFQPGKHDPAFAPFLAPLA
- a CDS encoding YebC/PmpR family DNA-binding transcriptional regulator → MAGHSKWKQIKRKKAITDNKRAANWTKLIREITVAAKAGGGDPSGNPRLRLAIDTAKAANMPNENIDRAVKKGTGELEGVNYEEITYEAYGPAGVAIMVDALTDNGNRTVADIRKILSRNGGNLGTAGSVAWMFDRRGQILLDAERYDEGAVMEAALEAGALDMQADDGGFTVLTEVPDFHAVQDALRAQKLEWEDAELAMVPKNTVRVEGPDADKLVKLLDLLEELDDVQKVYSNADVDEDSLSDD
- a CDS encoding 3'(2'),5'-bisphosphate nucleotidase CysQ, encoding MLDLSADMEVAIAAVRAAGEAILPGFRSGQDVRYKSADQPVTDSDLLADEMLKAALIGARPEYGWLSEETKDSPDRLGRERVWVVDPIDGTNSFVKGIAEWAISVDLAVDGEAVLGIVHNPVTGELFHAVRGGGAFLNGEPIRVSAATPQASERTCLASRGEMKRGEFDRFHGWTLKPLGSTAYKMAKVADGTGDVFVSRGPKSEWDVCGADVIVTEAGGRVTDSLGRPLAYNRPNPEVQGTIATNGALHDPLCAFVGSLPPVTRVWR
- the ruvC gene encoding crossover junction endodeoxyribonuclease RuvC, giving the protein MRTASPTTEAARGGGLPVRPPRPGRTVVLGVDPGTAVTGYGVVARGGDGALSLLECGVIRTDAKAPLPERLRDIYEGVVEVLERNDPGVVAVEGVFYGKNVRSSLVLGHARGAILLAAALRDLEVVEYPPAEVKSAVTGAGAATKDQVGFMVARLLKLSAAPKPADAADGVAIALCHCFRGFGPASRAAAKSQLQTPRVRRKAL